Sequence from the Coleofasciculus chthonoplastes PCC 7420 genome:
TTGAGTGACTATCGTATCAGGATCTTGACCTCGTTCCGCCAGTTTAGAGAGAGTTTCTGCCCAGTTAATGGCACTAATGACGGCTCCTTGTACTAAGATTTCAGCAAGGTGATCGCTCTTTTGATCAGGGATTGACGCCAACTGGGAGGGAGAGGGTGATCGTCTCTAGGGAAGAAGGAGCGATCACAATCAGACCCTACCCCAAACGCCATCGCCCTAGGGTCAAGTAATCCCAACAGTTGGTGACTAGAGATGGCTTTCGATAAGCTAAGTAAAAGGCTCAGGTTAACCTTGGAGATAGTCTATGGTGGCAGTAATTTCTGAACATATTGAAATCACACCAGGAGTGTGTGGTGGGAAGCCGCGTATTGCTGGACATCGGATTCGGGTTCAAGATGTCGTTATTTGGCATGAACATAAGGGGATGTCTCCTGATGAAATTGTGTCTCGATATCCTACGATTACGTTGTCAGACGTATACGCGGCTTTGGCTTATTACCATGATCATATTGAAGACATACAACAACAAATGCGAGAGGGCAAAATTTTGGTGCGTGAATTGCAAGCGAAAACTCCTTCCAAAGTGCAGCAAAAATTAAGAGGATAGAGTTTTGAAAAAGATCAGGTGGCACTTGGATGAACAAGTTGATCGGGCAATTGCTCAAGGGTTGAAACAACGGGGTATTGATGTCACGACGACACCTGAAGTAGGACTTTTAGGTGCAGCCGATGAAGAACAATTGACTTTCGCGATTGCTCAAGAGCGAGTAATATTTACCCATGATGAAGATTTTTTAATCCTTCATCAACGTGGTTTAGAACATTATGGTATTGCTTACTGTCACCAAAATAGTCGGTCAATCGGTGAGATTGTGCGAGGATTGATTCTGATTTCAGAGGTACTTGAACCATTA
This genomic interval carries:
- a CDS encoding DUF5615 family PIN-like protein codes for the protein MKKIRWHLDEQVDRAIAQGLKQRGIDVTTTPEVGLLGAADEEQLTFAIAQERVIFTHDEDFLILHQRGLEHYGIAYCHQNSRSIGEIVRGLILISEVLEPLDMHNHVEFI
- a CDS encoding DUF433 domain-containing protein — its product is MVAVISEHIEITPGVCGGKPRIAGHRIRVQDVVIWHEHKGMSPDEIVSRYPTITLSDVYAALAYYHDHIEDIQQQMREGKILVRELQAKTPSKVQQKLRG